The Novipirellula caenicola genome includes a region encoding these proteins:
- a CDS encoding ABC transporter ATP-binding protein: MPIEPSRSRFSSYREKIRQRNSRKKSSEHHSYHGSGRSARKLGTRERGFWELFREFIRLISNYHRQIAGAIALLTVGIVLRLIPPVGTKLAIDSALSTPRKPLPDWTSGLGLPTEPFSLLLAIAGIVTVVTILATIAHLSSRWIATKSVNQAQVGIRRRVFDHAIRLPLQNVYDMKSGGVASLIREDAGGVAELIFSILYNPWRAIVQFIGSLVILMLVDWKLMLGGLLLLPVVWVTHRTWINRIRPLYKDIRMQRQKIDAGATETFGGIRVVRTFARSRSESSRFVREGGFLVRQQLFTWWWTRIIETVWEVIIPLASTGLLLYGGYQIIQSELTLGDLMMFLVYLTMLLDPLATLAGSAVGFQNNLAGLDRVLDVLEIEEELPSRAEAVTLDRNRVDGRVSISNVSFSYPGSDTMVLKDISLEVNAGETVALVGRSGAGKTTLTNLIARFYDPDSGSIQLDGRDLKDIQLESFRRLLGIVEQDVFMFDGTIRENIAYARRNATDSQIAEAARAAAADEFINALPNGYDSIIGERGVKLSGGQRQRLAIARAILADPRILILDEATSNLDSESERLIQHSLADLLKGRTAFVIAHRLSTIVGADKIVVLEDGRIADVGTHEQLLSRVGHYRDMIYLQMNETVPAITSS; this comes from the coding sequence ATGCCTATCGAGCCAAGCCGCAGCCGTTTTTCCAGTTACCGCGAAAAAATTCGCCAACGCAATTCGCGTAAAAAATCCTCCGAGCACCATTCGTACCATGGCTCGGGACGGAGTGCTCGTAAACTCGGCACTCGCGAACGAGGGTTCTGGGAACTGTTTCGTGAATTCATCCGGCTGATCAGCAACTACCACCGCCAGATCGCGGGCGCGATCGCGTTATTGACCGTCGGGATCGTGCTGCGGTTGATTCCACCGGTGGGGACGAAATTGGCGATTGACTCGGCGCTTTCGACGCCGCGAAAACCGCTGCCCGATTGGACATCAGGGTTGGGGTTGCCGACCGAGCCGTTTTCACTGCTATTGGCGATCGCCGGTATCGTGACGGTGGTCACCATCCTGGCGACGATTGCCCACTTATCGAGTCGCTGGATCGCAACCAAATCGGTCAACCAGGCCCAAGTCGGAATCCGCCGCCGCGTGTTTGATCACGCGATCCGCTTGCCGCTGCAAAACGTCTACGACATGAAAAGCGGCGGCGTGGCGAGTCTGATTCGCGAGGACGCCGGCGGGGTTGCCGAATTGATCTTCAGCATCCTGTACAACCCGTGGCGGGCGATCGTTCAATTCATCGGCAGCCTCGTGATCTTGATGCTAGTCGATTGGAAATTGATGCTCGGCGGACTGCTGTTGTTGCCGGTGGTGTGGGTCACGCATCGCACGTGGATCAACCGCATTCGCCCGCTGTACAAAGACATCCGCATGCAGCGGCAGAAGATCGATGCCGGCGCGACCGAGACATTCGGCGGCATCCGAGTCGTGCGAACGTTCGCGCGTAGTCGCAGCGAATCGTCGCGTTTTGTCCGTGAAGGCGGCTTTTTGGTGCGTCAACAACTCTTTACATGGTGGTGGACGCGGATCATCGAAACGGTTTGGGAGGTCATCATCCCGCTGGCTTCGACCGGACTGCTGCTGTACGGCGGTTATCAAATCATTCAATCCGAGCTGACGCTTGGCGATCTGATGATGTTCTTGGTTTACCTGACCATGCTGCTAGACCCGCTGGCCACCTTGGCGGGCAGTGCGGTCGGATTCCAAAACAATCTAGCGGGGCTCGATCGGGTGTTGGACGTTTTGGAGATCGAAGAAGAACTGCCAAGTCGGGCCGAAGCGGTCACGCTTGATCGCAATCGAGTCGATGGCAGGGTCTCGATCAGCAATGTTTCGTTTTCGTACCCCGGGTCGGACACGATGGTGCTGAAGGACATCTCACTGGAGGTCAACGCTGGCGAGACCGTCGCCTTGGTCGGCCGCAGTGGTGCGGGCAAGACAACGCTGACCAACTTGATCGCCCGGTTCTATGATCCCGATTCAGGCTCGATTCAACTTGATGGCCGGGATTTGAAAGACATCCAACTCGAAAGCTTCCGCCGGTTGCTAGGCATTGTCGAACAAGACGTGTTCATGTTCGATGGCACGATTCGCGAGAACATCGCCTACGCGCGACGCAACGCGACCGATTCGCAGATCGCCGAAGCCGCTCGGGCCGCCGCTGCAGACGAGTTCATCAATGCGTTACCCAACGGATACGATTCGATCATCGGCGAACGAGGCGTCAAACTCTCAGGGGGTCAACGTCAACGACTGGCCATCGCCCGAGCCATTTTGGCCGATCCGCGAATCTTGATTCTCGATGAAGCGACCAGCAATTTGGACAGCGAAAGCGAGCGATTGATCCAGCACAGTCTTGCCGATCTGCTGAAGGGACGCACGGCGTTTGTGATCGCCCACCGGCTGAGCACGATTGTGGGAGCCGACAAGATCGTCGTGCTCGAAGACGGCCGGATCGCCGACGTGGGCACGCACGAACAATTGCTCAGCCGCGTGGGACACTATCGTGACATGATCTACCTGCAAATGAACGAAACCGTCCCCGCCATCACGTCGTCTTGA
- a CDS encoding ABC transporter permease codes for MAAPIADENPKHSPHYGKVFLTFARNSLVRDMTFRMNFFLQCISSVGWTLMNVGFYLIIFQYTNTIGEGSGWDRDKFFVFLATTWFINSLVQAFFMPNAEEFSELIRTGGLDFALLKPIDTQFLISFRRIDWSALSNFAAGLVILVAALYSLATREVDPMVPTLLSAVLYVVFIGCGVAIMYSLMISLSATSIWLGRNQTLYNFWFYITNFSRYPMEIYNRGWGTPLYGFFTFVIPVLLVVNVPARLLAKPIQPRTDWESMLVVWAVVATVLSVVLSRWVFKKALLSYRSASS; via the coding sequence ATGGCAGCCCCAATTGCTGACGAGAATCCCAAGCACAGCCCGCACTATGGAAAGGTGTTCCTGACGTTTGCCCGCAATTCGCTTGTGCGTGACATGACGTTCCGCATGAATTTCTTTTTGCAGTGCATCAGCAGTGTCGGCTGGACGCTGATGAACGTCGGCTTCTATTTGATCATTTTCCAGTACACCAATACGATTGGCGAAGGATCCGGGTGGGACCGCGACAAGTTTTTCGTCTTTCTGGCAACGACTTGGTTTATCAACAGCTTGGTGCAAGCGTTTTTCATGCCCAATGCGGAAGAGTTCAGTGAACTGATTCGCACCGGCGGATTGGACTTTGCCCTACTGAAACCGATCGACACTCAGTTTCTGATTTCGTTCCGGCGAATCGACTGGAGTGCGTTGTCGAACTTTGCCGCCGGTTTGGTGATCTTGGTCGCGGCGCTCTATTCGCTCGCCACGCGTGAAGTCGATCCGATGGTCCCCACGCTTTTGTCCGCGGTGCTGTACGTGGTGTTTATCGGCTGCGGCGTGGCGATCATGTACAGTTTGATGATCTCATTGAGTGCGACGAGCATTTGGCTGGGCCGCAACCAAACGCTCTACAATTTTTGGTTCTACATCACTAACTTCAGCCGCTATCCGATGGAAATCTACAACCGCGGGTGGGGAACGCCGCTGTATGGATTCTTTACGTTTGTGATCCCGGTGTTGCTGGTGGTCAATGTGCCAGCACGGTTGTTGGCCAAACCGATCCAACCACGAACCGATTGGGAATCGATGCTGGTGGTGTGGGCCGTCGTCGCGACCGTGCTGAGCGTGGTGCTGAGCCGATGGGTGTTTAAGAAAGCACTTTTGAGCTACCGCAGCGCCAGTTCGTAA
- a CDS encoding ABC transporter permease: MSTTAEEQWSPPHHNSGLGWRLSTWWVILRTALEERLVYRGDFALGTLMRFLPIITQIFLWYAVFESIGASQSGEEVTIGKFGFKEIIAYYLLTMVARAFSSMPNLASGIAQQIREGEIKRYLIQPIDLVGFLLLTRIAHKLTYYVVAIAPFALVFFLCRGYFVEGWPSLPVFAAFSASLIMGFLIGFFMEASIGMIGFWFLEVSSLLFVFMLFSFFLSGHMFPLTLLPDSIEPFVQFLPFKYLAYFPAAIFLGKVEPDALPMELSIQFAWLVFFIFVCRFAYSRGMKRYSGYGG; encoded by the coding sequence ATGTCCACCACCGCTGAAGAACAATGGAGCCCGCCGCATCACAACAGCGGTTTGGGGTGGCGTTTGTCGACGTGGTGGGTGATTCTGCGGACCGCGCTCGAAGAGCGTCTGGTTTATCGCGGCGACTTTGCGCTCGGAACGCTGATGCGGTTCCTGCCGATCATCACGCAAATCTTCTTGTGGTACGCGGTGTTCGAATCGATCGGAGCCAGCCAGAGCGGCGAAGAGGTGACCATCGGCAAGTTCGGCTTCAAAGAAATCATTGCCTATTATTTGCTGACGATGGTCGCGCGGGCGTTTTCGAGCATGCCCAATTTGGCGTCCGGCATTGCCCAGCAGATACGCGAGGGCGAGATCAAACGCTATCTGATTCAACCGATTGACTTGGTTGGTTTCTTGTTATTGACGCGGATCGCTCACAAGTTGACCTATTACGTCGTTGCGATCGCCCCGTTCGCCTTGGTCTTTTTTCTGTGCCGCGGTTATTTCGTCGAGGGTTGGCCGTCGCTGCCGGTGTTCGCCGCTTTCTCAGCATCGTTGATCATGGGGTTCTTGATCGGCTTCTTTATGGAAGCCTCGATCGGGATGATCGGATTTTGGTTTCTCGAAGTCTCGTCGCTGCTGTTTGTGTTCATGTTGTTCAGCTTCTTTTTGTCGGGACACATGTTTCCGTTGACCCTGCTGCCCGACAGCATCGAACCGTTTGTCCAATTTTTGCCGTTCAAGTATCTGGCGTATTTCCCTGCGGCGATTTTCTTGGGCAAAGTGGAACCGGACGCGTTGCCAATGGAATTGAGCATTCAGTTCGCCTGGCTGGTGTTTTTCATTTTCGTGTGCCGCTTTGCTTATTCGCGTGGCATGAAGCGTTACAGCGGATATGGAGGATAG
- a CDS encoding alpha/beta hydrolase, translated as MTRPTLLPSLSLFVLCLSLVNASVLSAEQPAHTSEPLWPDGIPGVELTGDGDVPQLIITKANSETPTAAVVILPGGGYGGHAMGHEGYEFAEWFHSMGMSSAICTYRLRGKGNDGKGYGHPAPMQDAQRAIQTLRARAKELNIDPNRIGVIGFSAGGHLCSTVSTHFADADPSASDPVQRVSSRPDFSILCYAVLSLGKPHTHKGSQRNLLGENPDPALLASLDTPTQVSEKTPPTFLFHTAKDTAVPVENSLLYYRACVEHKVPVEMHLFNDGAHGLGLAKKVDGANQWPSLCQTWLARLGMVKP; from the coding sequence ATGACCCGACCTACCCTGTTGCCATCTCTTTCGCTCTTCGTGTTGTGCCTCTCGTTGGTAAACGCTTCGGTCCTTTCCGCCGAACAACCGGCCCATACCAGCGAACCACTTTGGCCCGACGGGATTCCCGGGGTCGAGTTGACCGGCGATGGGGATGTGCCCCAGTTGATCATCACCAAAGCCAATTCGGAAACCCCTACTGCCGCGGTGGTGATCCTGCCAGGCGGCGGGTACGGCGGCCATGCGATGGGACACGAAGGGTATGAATTTGCCGAGTGGTTCCATTCGATGGGAATGTCCTCGGCGATTTGCACCTATCGTTTGCGTGGCAAAGGAAACGATGGCAAGGGTTATGGCCACCCGGCGCCGATGCAAGACGCTCAGCGTGCGATCCAAACGCTGCGGGCTCGCGCCAAGGAATTGAATATCGATCCCAATCGCATCGGCGTGATCGGTTTCTCGGCCGGCGGACATCTCTGTTCCACCGTTTCGACTCATTTTGCTGATGCGGATCCATCCGCATCCGATCCGGTGCAACGTGTTTCTTCGCGTCCTGATTTCAGCATTTTGTGTTACGCCGTGCTGTCACTTGGCAAGCCGCACACCCACAAAGGCAGCCAGCGGAATCTGTTAGGCGAGAACCCCGATCCAGCATTGCTGGCGTCGTTGGACACGCCGACTCAGGTGAGCGAGAAAACACCGCCGACGTTCTTGTTTCATACCGCCAAAGACACCGCAGTGCCGGTCGAAAATAGTCTGTTGTATTACCGTGCGTGTGTCGAACACAAAGTGCCCGTCGAAATGCACTTGTTCAACGACGGAGCACACGGGTTGGGGTTGGCTAAGAAGGTTGACGGCGCGAACCAGTGGCCAAGTTTGTGTCAAACATGGCTGGCACGTCTAGGCATGGTCAAACCTTAA
- a CDS encoding sodium:glutamate symporter, which translates to MIAALLFVTFLLLVGVALRIRFGIFQWLYIPASVIAGMLGLAIIQLAPATAGGTAKAIAGTLSDWPNLLIAVVFAGMLLERKPTEHRENASNVGREALMVWIIVLGQTAFGLLATWIFIQPFYDLPNSFGMLIETGFAGGHGTAAAMGEVFAHESIALAGGRDLGILMATVGLVYGVVSGIGWINLGARRGWFPTNRADHLANETLQLDSVTPEPTSPPPRVPIGYATIRGETLDPLLLQTLWLMTAFGIGMAMQQAVLMAAAAADGWFASDTLRDAANQQLSTRLSFSRILDFPLFIYTLFGGLIVRRCTRLLGCEDRIDSDSIGRLSSAAMDVLVVAAIASLNLAAVATMIVPFSILAIVGAIWTGVCLLVISRWVLPRDHWFELGLINYGMSTGVTATGFVLLRLVDPDLDTDAAENYALAAPLSAPFIGGGMLTIGLPLLVLERVPLGMTSLVAVTTVIVLIVVGRRWQSTS; encoded by the coding sequence ATGATTGCCGCACTACTTTTTGTCACGTTCTTGCTGTTGGTCGGAGTCGCACTGCGAATCCGGTTTGGGATTTTCCAGTGGCTCTATATTCCTGCGTCCGTGATCGCGGGAATGCTCGGATTGGCGATCATTCAACTTGCTCCGGCCACGGCCGGCGGCACCGCCAAAGCGATCGCTGGCACGCTGAGCGATTGGCCGAATCTGTTGATCGCAGTCGTGTTTGCCGGCATGCTGCTGGAACGCAAACCGACCGAACATCGAGAAAACGCAAGCAACGTGGGGCGTGAAGCGTTGATGGTTTGGATCATCGTGCTTGGTCAAACCGCATTCGGATTGCTTGCCACGTGGATCTTCATCCAACCTTTTTACGATCTTCCCAATTCATTCGGAATGCTGATCGAAACCGGATTCGCTGGCGGGCATGGAACAGCTGCGGCGATGGGCGAGGTGTTTGCCCACGAATCGATCGCACTGGCCGGCGGCCGCGACCTGGGCATATTGATGGCCACGGTAGGACTGGTCTACGGCGTGGTCAGCGGGATCGGATGGATCAATCTAGGAGCACGACGAGGTTGGTTTCCGACAAACCGCGCGGACCATTTGGCTAACGAAACGCTGCAGCTCGACTCGGTTACCCCCGAGCCAACCTCGCCGCCGCCTCGCGTGCCGATCGGCTATGCCACCATTCGCGGTGAAACCCTTGACCCGCTGCTGTTGCAAACGCTGTGGTTGATGACCGCGTTTGGGATTGGGATGGCGATGCAGCAAGCGGTGCTGATGGCCGCCGCCGCGGCGGACGGTTGGTTTGCCAGCGACACGCTGCGTGATGCGGCCAACCAACAGCTATCCACGCGATTGTCGTTTTCGCGAATCCTTGACTTTCCGCTTTTCATCTACACTTTGTTCGGCGGGCTGATCGTTCGCCGCTGCACTCGGTTGTTAGGGTGCGAAGATCGGATCGACAGCGATTCCATTGGCCGGCTTTCCTCTGCGGCGATGGATGTGTTGGTGGTCGCCGCGATTGCGTCGCTGAACCTTGCCGCCGTGGCAACGATGATCGTTCCATTTTCGATCCTGGCGATCGTCGGAGCGATCTGGACCGGCGTCTGCCTGCTGGTGATTTCGCGCTGGGTTTTGCCGCGGGACCATTGGTTTGAACTCGGATTGATCAACTACGGGATGTCGACCGGCGTGACCGCAACCGGGTTTGTCTTGCTGCGTCTCGTGGATCCTGATTTGGATACCGACGCAGCGGAAAACTACGCGCTTGCGGCCCCCCTTTCCGCCCCGTTTATCGGCGGCGGAATGTTGACGATCGGGTTGCCGCTGTTGGTGCTCGAGCGAGTTCCGCTGGGCATGACGTCATTGGTCGCCGTGACGACCGTGATCGTGCTGATTGTTGTGGGGCGACGATGGCAATCAACGAGTTAA
- a CDS encoding FliO/MopB family protein — MRNHCQRLASTFCPAANLIALTALAVAFCATDASAQQYSLGNAAGSEPVSSSTLPTAEPTSAVEPSPKVIARGFPALSQRSPATDKPNEPSEGEKGSQLAIPGLTVASSLAVVLGLFAGFVWLTRRFSTGGSANGVIPKDVVQNLGSTSIDSRTKVSMIRCGNRIIVVAQTATGIHPLSEITDPNEVLQLTASCIGESKRNFASTLREFEKEPAEKGFVGTPIETPPTPRSRGRLFASA, encoded by the coding sequence GTGCGTAATCATTGCCAACGGCTTGCCTCGACGTTCTGCCCGGCCGCCAACTTGATTGCACTGACCGCACTCGCGGTGGCATTTTGTGCCACTGACGCGTCGGCACAGCAGTATTCGCTTGGCAATGCCGCCGGCAGCGAACCAGTTTCGTCGTCAACGCTACCCACCGCCGAGCCCACTTCGGCGGTGGAGCCATCGCCCAAAGTCATCGCTCGCGGCTTCCCCGCGTTGTCGCAGCGATCGCCCGCGACGGACAAGCCCAATGAGCCATCCGAGGGCGAAAAAGGAAGCCAGTTGGCGATCCCTGGATTGACCGTTGCATCGAGTTTGGCTGTGGTGCTCGGATTGTTCGCGGGCTTTGTCTGGCTGACGCGTCGCTTCAGCACGGGCGGATCCGCCAACGGCGTGATCCCCAAAGACGTGGTTCAAAATCTGGGCAGCACCTCAATCGACTCGCGAACCAAGGTGTCAATGATTCGCTGTGGCAACCGCATCATCGTGGTCGCCCAAACGGCAACCGGAATTCACCCGTTGTCCGAGATCACCGATCCAAACGAAGTGCTGCAATTGACCGCTTCGTGCATTGGCGAATCGAAACGCAATTTCGCCAGCACGCTTCGCGAGTTTGAAAAAGAACCCGCCGAGAAGGGGTTCGTCGGCACACCGATTGAGACGCCTCCGACGCCTCGCAGCCGCGGCCGTTTGTTTGCCAGTGCCTAG
- the fliN gene encoding flagellar motor switch protein FliN: MPDPAKPTSTKPDASSSGSTDPVVDPKSKSSEEHLDMDDIEKLLAEASGNLDQAAGKGVANSGTAEPFNLGNLEPGPSSGERQSIDLLGEVELDLRIELGRTQMKLEEVLQLRGGSVVALDKLAGDPVDIFVNGKLIARGEVLVMNDNFCVRVTELISA; the protein is encoded by the coding sequence GTGCCAGACCCTGCCAAGCCTACCTCTACCAAGCCAGACGCGTCATCGTCTGGTTCGACCGATCCTGTGGTCGACCCAAAGTCCAAGAGTTCCGAAGAACATCTGGACATGGACGATATCGAAAAATTGCTAGCCGAAGCCTCGGGAAACCTCGATCAGGCCGCTGGCAAGGGAGTCGCCAATTCGGGGACTGCCGAACCGTTCAACCTTGGCAATCTCGAACCCGGGCCTTCCTCGGGCGAACGGCAATCGATTGACTTGCTAGGCGAAGTCGAGTTGGATCTGCGTATTGAGCTCGGCCGCACTCAGATGAAGCTCGAAGAAGTGCTCCAGCTGCGTGGCGGATCGGTTGTCGCATTGGACAAATTGGCGGGCGATCCAGTCGACATCTTTGTCAACGGAAAACTGATCGCTCGCGGCGAAGTCCTGGTCATGAATGACAATTTTTGCGTTCGTGTGACGGAGTTGATCAGTGCGTAA
- a CDS encoding dihydrolipoamide acetyltransferase, whose translation MADEKETTENGDGEAVVPKKAAVGRGLVIAFVGVIVLIESAMFFLMVPSAEEVSALAEAKLIKSVQEGEVEAEKKADDENEVKEIDLGTFGETFSPIDTEREYTIELHLYGLIRKKNSDAMDAELAEKQGRLRHAIRMKIRTSALTELQENQLGLLERRILTTSNHLLAEDYLLGVGFHDYQLREE comes from the coding sequence ATGGCAGACGAAAAAGAAACGACTGAAAACGGCGATGGCGAAGCCGTTGTCCCGAAAAAAGCGGCGGTTGGCCGAGGACTTGTGATCGCATTTGTGGGCGTGATCGTCCTGATCGAATCCGCCATGTTCTTTTTGATGGTGCCCAGCGCCGAAGAAGTCAGTGCATTGGCCGAAGCCAAACTGATCAAATCGGTCCAAGAGGGCGAAGTCGAAGCCGAGAAGAAGGCCGATGACGAAAACGAAGTCAAAGAGATCGACCTGGGAACCTTTGGTGAAACCTTCAGCCCGATCGATACCGAGCGTGAATACACGATCGAATTGCATCTGTACGGTTTGATTCGCAAAAAGAACTCGGACGCCATGGACGCCGAATTGGCGGAAAAACAGGGGCGTTTGCGTCACGCGATTCGGATGAAAATCCGCACCAGCGCGTTGACCGAACTGCAAGAAAACCAATTGGGGTTGCTTGAAAGACGAATTTTGACGACATCTAATCACTTACTCGCGGAAGATTATCTGCTCGGAGTCGGTTTTCACGACTACCAGCTACGCGAGGAGTAA
- a CDS encoding OmpA/MotB family protein translates to MDDEPDEIGIPEWVVTFGDMMSLLLTFFIMLVSLSEIKEEETYQALVDSMKQQFGYARTIDALTPGDSRPRSSKFSVLSTTGRAKKKDTAKGGVPEKAPSGEDPMVRIVRPGQVTAVGSVIFFDIGSDELRPSAKAAIKDLAAQLRGKPQKIEVRGHTSAEYAARTEGTDEAVQLAFRRAIAVRTALVLEQGIEAERFRVSSAADSEPMHRAGGSVAIARNPRVEVFLLDETVEDLHGTADERKARTIQMHDSIGEEH, encoded by the coding sequence ATGGACGATGAACCAGATGAAATTGGCATCCCCGAGTGGGTTGTCACGTTCGGTGACATGATGAGTCTATTGCTGACGTTTTTCATCATGTTGGTTTCGCTTAGCGAAATCAAAGAAGAAGAAACCTACCAGGCGCTTGTCGATTCGATGAAGCAACAGTTTGGCTATGCGCGAACGATCGATGCGTTGACCCCAGGCGATTCGCGTCCTCGATCGAGCAAATTCAGCGTGCTGTCGACCACCGGTCGCGCGAAGAAGAAAGACACCGCCAAGGGGGGCGTTCCCGAGAAGGCTCCTAGCGGCGAAGACCCGATGGTGCGAATCGTTCGTCCCGGGCAAGTCACCGCGGTCGGTTCGGTGATCTTTTTCGACATAGGTTCGGACGAACTGCGTCCGAGCGCAAAGGCAGCAATCAAAGACTTGGCGGCTCAACTGCGAGGCAAACCTCAGAAGATCGAAGTCCGCGGCCACACCTCGGCCGAATATGCCGCTCGCACCGAGGGTACCGACGAAGCAGTTCAGTTGGCGTTTCGGCGAGCGATTGCCGTCCGCACCGCATTGGTGTTGGAACAGGGGATCGAAGCCGAACGATTTCGGGTTTCTTCCGCAGCCGACAGCGAACCGATGCACCGCGCCGGCGGAAGCGTCGCGATCGCTCGCAATCCTCGCGTCGAAGTCTTTCTGTTGGACGAAACGGTCGAGGATCTGCACGGAACTGCCGATGAACGCAAGGCACGAACCATTCAAATGCACGACTCCATTGGGGAGGAACACTAG
- a CDS encoding motility protein A: MDIASLIGLILAIGLIIASIALGNAPFSAFIDIPSLLVVVGGAVAAALICFPMASMLKSPMIALKVLLNKGENRLELIKQIVELAETARRDGLLALESKVGDIKNTLVKTGIQMAVDGSTPEIVEEVLRTEVNAIAVRHREGKSIMDQLGRFAPAYGMIGTLMGLIMMLQDMSDPSGIGAGMAVALITTLYGAIVANVFFSPFAEKLGLLSRNEMVSMEIAIRGVMAIQQGESPRAIDQKLRTFLPPNQRGAE; encoded by the coding sequence ATGGATATCGCCAGCCTTATCGGGTTGATACTCGCCATCGGATTGATCATCGCATCGATCGCGCTAGGCAACGCGCCGTTCTCGGCCTTTATCGACATCCCCTCCCTGTTGGTGGTTGTCGGGGGTGCCGTTGCTGCGGCACTGATTTGTTTTCCCATGGCCAGCATGCTCAAGTCGCCGATGATCGCGTTGAAAGTACTGCTGAACAAAGGCGAAAACCGCTTGGAACTGATCAAACAAATCGTTGAACTCGCGGAAACGGCCAGACGTGACGGGTTGTTAGCGTTGGAGTCCAAGGTTGGGGACATCAAGAATACGCTGGTCAAAACCGGCATCCAAATGGCGGTCGACGGCAGCACGCCTGAGATCGTCGAAGAAGTGCTTCGCACCGAAGTCAATGCGATTGCCGTGCGTCATCGCGAAGGCAAAAGCATCATGGACCAACTCGGACGCTTCGCTCCGGCCTATGGAATGATCGGAACGCTGATGGGGTTGATCATGATGCTTCAAGACATGAGTGACCCATCGGGGATTGGTGCGGGGATGGCGGTCGCGTTGATCACCACACTTTATGGAGCGATCGTTGCGAACGTGTTCTTCAGTCCGTTTGCTGAAAAACTAGGACTGCTAAGCCGTAACGAAATGGTCAGCATGGAAATTGCAATCCGCGGTGTGATGGCGATCCAACAAGGCGAAAGCCCTCGAGCGATTGACCAAAAACTTCGTACCTTCCTGCCACCGAACCAACGTGGTGCGGAATAA
- a CDS encoding flagellar FlbD family protein, which yields MIKLTRLDGEPFVLNADLIRYVERRPDTFVTLTSGDRIVVKESMDDVIERAVQYQQRKHYMPTPHVALKTTS from the coding sequence ATGATCAAGTTGACGCGACTTGACGGCGAGCCATTTGTGCTCAACGCAGACCTGATTCGCTACGTCGAACGGCGTCCGGATACGTTCGTGACGTTAACGTCGGGCGATCGGATTGTGGTCAAAGAGTCGATGGACGATGTCATCGAGCGTGCGGTGCAGTACCAACAACGCAAACACTACATGCCCACGCCGCACGTCGCCCTAAAAACCACGTCTTAG